A single region of the Streptomyces sp. NBC_01803 genome encodes:
- a CDS encoding glycosyltransferase family 4 protein encodes MKISFLLHNGYGIGGTIKTTFNLAQALAERHDVEIISINRHREEPNFTLSPKVRMRALVDLRTEKDHPLHQKPARVFPAAEYRHDQYSELTDERIAATLADLDADVVIGTRPGLNVHIALQGPRHAVLVGQEHLTLDSHPPALRNELRRVYSRLDALTTVTHADAEAYRRKMRLPDVRVTALPNSVPPPVLPPADSTGRVVIAAGRLVRSKRHELLIRAFARVAAERPDWQLRVYGKGEERDRLRALIDELGLNNNAFLMGAVTPIEAEWVKGSIAAVTSSFEPFGMTIVEAMRCGLPVVSTDCPYGPAEIIKDGMDGRLVPVGDESALAAALLDLVQDDELRLRMGRAALQNSRRYDPVPVVEVAEELFTSLLDAKRGRRTRRRGVSFGRRLVSSGHAVKDTAFAVALTTLRTVRKGQR; translated from the coding sequence ATGAAGATTTCCTTCCTCCTCCACAACGGCTATGGGATCGGGGGGACCATCAAGACCACGTTCAACCTGGCGCAAGCCCTCGCCGAGCGGCACGACGTCGAGATCATCTCCATCAACCGGCATCGCGAGGAGCCCAACTTCACCCTCAGTCCGAAGGTGCGAATGCGGGCACTGGTGGACCTGCGGACCGAGAAGGACCACCCCCTGCATCAGAAGCCGGCCCGCGTCTTCCCGGCCGCCGAATACCGCCACGACCAGTACAGCGAGCTGACCGACGAACGGATCGCCGCGACCCTGGCCGACCTGGACGCGGACGTCGTGATCGGCACCCGCCCCGGCCTGAACGTGCACATCGCCCTCCAGGGGCCGCGGCACGCGGTGCTGGTGGGTCAGGAACACCTCACCCTCGACAGCCACCCGCCGGCCCTGCGCAACGAGCTGCGCCGCGTCTACTCGCGGCTCGACGCGCTGACGACCGTGACCCACGCGGACGCCGAGGCGTACCGGCGCAAGATGCGGCTGCCGGACGTGCGCGTCACCGCGCTGCCCAACAGCGTGCCGCCGCCCGTCCTGCCGCCCGCCGACTCCACCGGCCGGGTCGTCATCGCGGCCGGCCGACTGGTCCGTTCCAAACGTCACGAGCTGCTCATCCGCGCCTTCGCGCGGGTCGCCGCCGAGCGGCCCGACTGGCAGCTGCGCGTCTACGGCAAGGGCGAGGAACGGGACCGGCTGCGCGCGCTCATCGACGAGCTGGGCCTGAACAACAACGCCTTCCTGATGGGCGCCGTCACCCCCATCGAGGCCGAGTGGGTGAAGGGCTCGATCGCCGCCGTCACCTCCAGCTTCGAGCCGTTCGGCATGACGATCGTCGAGGCGATGCGCTGCGGTCTGCCGGTCGTCTCCACCGACTGCCCCTACGGCCCGGCGGAGATCATCAAGGACGGCATGGACGGTCGGCTGGTACCGGTGGGCGACGAGAGCGCGCTCGCCGCCGCGCTGCTGGACCTGGTCCAGGACGACGAGCTGCGGCTGCGGATGGGCCGCGCCGCGCTCCAGAACTCGCGGCGCTACGACCCGGTGCCGGTGGTCGAAGTGGCGGAGGAGCTGTTCACGAGCCTGCTGGACGCCAAGCGCGGCCGGCGGACGCGCCGGCGGGGTGTCTCGTTCGGCCGACGGCTGGTCAGCAGCGGCCACGCCGTCAAGGACACCGCGTTCGCGGTGGCCCTCACCACGCTGCGGACCGTGCGGAAGGGACAGCGATGA
- a CDS encoding ChaB family protein, with amino-acid sequence MPGRQELPSTLERSDAKAQRTWIKAHDSAVKEYGEGQRAHRVAYGALKHTHEKVGDHWRPKEKNRKGPSDPRSARPRQQGGRSGEGVDEQASKEHLYGVAKQLGIDGRSQMSKSELLDAIRKENRSDTRKARGR; translated from the coding sequence GTGCCGGGACGCCAGGAATTGCCATCGACGCTGGAACGCTCGGACGCCAAGGCGCAGCGCACCTGGATCAAGGCACACGACTCCGCGGTGAAGGAGTACGGCGAGGGCCAGCGCGCCCACCGGGTGGCGTACGGGGCGCTCAAGCACACCCACGAGAAGGTGGGTGACCACTGGCGGCCCAAGGAGAAGAACCGCAAGGGGCCGTCCGATCCGCGATCGGCCCGGCCGCGCCAGCAGGGCGGGCGCAGCGGGGAGGGCGTGGACGAGCAGGCGTCCAAGGAGCATCTGTACGGCGTGGCCAAGCAGCTGGGCATCGACGGCCGCTCGCAGATGAGCAAGTCCGAGCTGCTGGACGCCATCCGCAAGGAGAACCGCTCGGACACCCGCAAGGCCAGGGGCCGCTGA
- a CDS encoding phosphoketolase family protein, whose translation MTQAPTAAPPTPLGPDELAALDAHWRAANYLSVGQIYLLANPLLTEPLRPEHIKPRLLGHWGTSPGLNLVYTHLNRVIRARDLDAICVWGPGHGGPAVLAGSWLDGSYPETYPDVTRDAAGMGRLFKQFSFPGGVPSHVAPETPGSIHEGGELGYSLAHAYGAAFDNPGLVVACVIGDGEAETGPLAGSWHANKFLDPVHDGAVLPILHLNGYKIANPTVLARLPRDELDALLRGYGHEPIHVTAAAGDDPGPAHQAFAHALDTALDRIDAAQRAARFHGATERPRWPVIVLRTPKGWTGPAEVDGLPVEGTWRSHQIPLDGARENPDHLRQLEAWMHSYRPRELFHQDGTPTDRVLARTPAGPRRLGTNPHANGGLLLRELPVPPLADYAVPVPTPGGTTHEPTRVLGELLAQLMAATSERRDFRLVGPDETASNRLQAVYDTTDKAWDAQILPVDEHLARGGRVMEVLSEHLCQGWLEGYLLTGRHGMFSSYEAFIHIVDSMVNQHIKWLLTARRLDWRRSIASLNYLLTSHVWRQDHNGFSHQDPGFIDHVLNKSPEVVRVYLPPDSNTLLAVADHVLRSREYVNVVVAGKQPCFDWLGIEEARAHCARGAGIWEWAGTEVDGTEPDVVLACAGDVPTLEVMAAAQLLREHLPGLSVRVVNVVDIARLLPSEAHPHGLPDRDYDALFTRDRPVIFAYHGYPWLIHRLTYKRANHEETHVRGYLERGTTTTPFDMVVSNDLDRYRLVMDVIDRVPGLSVRAAHLRQRMADTRYRHHHWIREQGTDLPEVADWQWNGGTGTRHE comes from the coding sequence ATGACGCAGGCCCCCACCGCCGCCCCGCCCACCCCCCTCGGGCCTGACGAGCTGGCCGCGCTCGACGCCCACTGGCGGGCCGCCAACTACCTGTCCGTCGGCCAGATCTACCTGCTCGCCAATCCACTGCTGACCGAGCCGCTGCGCCCCGAGCACATCAAGCCCCGGCTGCTGGGCCACTGGGGCACCTCCCCCGGGCTCAACCTCGTGTACACGCACCTCAACCGGGTGATCCGGGCCAGGGATCTCGACGCGATCTGTGTGTGGGGGCCCGGGCACGGCGGGCCGGCCGTGCTCGCGGGCTCCTGGCTGGACGGCAGTTACCCGGAGACCTACCCCGACGTCACGCGGGACGCGGCGGGCATGGGGCGACTGTTCAAGCAGTTCTCCTTCCCCGGCGGCGTCCCCAGCCACGTGGCGCCCGAGACGCCCGGCTCGATCCACGAGGGCGGCGAGCTGGGGTACTCCCTCGCACACGCCTACGGCGCCGCGTTCGACAACCCCGGGCTGGTCGTGGCCTGCGTCATCGGCGACGGCGAGGCCGAGACCGGGCCGCTGGCCGGGTCCTGGCACGCCAACAAGTTCCTCGACCCGGTACACGACGGCGCCGTGCTGCCGATCCTGCACCTCAACGGCTACAAGATCGCCAACCCGACCGTGCTGGCCCGTCTTCCCCGGGACGAGCTGGACGCGCTGCTGCGCGGCTACGGCCACGAGCCGATCCACGTCACGGCCGCGGCGGGCGACGACCCCGGCCCCGCGCACCAGGCGTTCGCACACGCGCTGGACACCGCGCTGGACCGGATCGACGCCGCGCAGCGCGCCGCCCGCTTCCACGGCGCGACCGAACGTCCCCGGTGGCCGGTGATCGTGCTGCGCACCCCGAAGGGCTGGACCGGCCCGGCCGAGGTGGACGGCCTGCCGGTCGAGGGCACGTGGCGCTCGCACCAGATCCCGTTGGACGGTGCCCGTGAGAACCCGGACCATCTGCGCCAGTTGGAGGCGTGGATGCACTCCTACCGGCCGCGCGAGCTGTTCCACCAGGACGGCACCCCGACCGATCGGGTGCTGGCCCGGACGCCGGCGGGACCGCGCCGGCTGGGCACCAACCCGCACGCCAACGGCGGCCTGTTGCTGCGCGAGCTGCCCGTTCCGCCGCTGGCCGACTACGCCGTGCCAGTGCCGACCCCGGGCGGGACCACACACGAACCGACGCGCGTGCTGGGTGAGTTGCTCGCCCAGCTGATGGCCGCGACCAGCGAGCGCCGCGACTTCCGCCTGGTCGGCCCGGACGAGACCGCGTCCAACCGGCTCCAGGCCGTCTACGACACGACCGACAAGGCGTGGGACGCCCAGATCCTGCCGGTGGACGAACATCTGGCGCGCGGCGGCCGGGTGATGGAGGTGCTCTCCGAACACCTCTGCCAGGGCTGGCTGGAGGGCTATCTGCTCACCGGGCGGCACGGGATGTTCTCCAGCTACGAGGCGTTCATCCACATCGTGGACTCGATGGTGAACCAGCACATCAAGTGGCTGCTCACCGCCCGCCGCCTGGACTGGCGCCGGTCCATCGCCTCCCTCAACTACCTGCTCACATCGCACGTCTGGCGCCAGGACCACAACGGCTTCAGCCACCAGGACCCCGGCTTCATCGACCACGTCCTCAACAAGTCCCCCGAGGTCGTGCGCGTGTACCTGCCGCCGGACTCCAACACCCTGCTGGCCGTGGCGGATCACGTGCTGCGCAGCCGCGAGTACGTCAACGTCGTCGTCGCCGGCAAGCAGCCCTGCTTCGACTGGCTGGGCATCGAGGAGGCCCGCGCCCACTGCGCGCGCGGCGCCGGGATCTGGGAGTGGGCGGGCACCGAGGTCGACGGCACCGAGCCGGACGTCGTGCTGGCCTGCGCCGGGGACGTGCCGACGCTGGAGGTGATGGCCGCCGCCCAGCTGCTCCGCGAACATCTGCCCGGGCTGTCCGTCCGCGTCGTCAACGTCGTGGACATCGCCCGCCTGTTGCCCTCCGAGGCGCACCCGCACGGCCTGCCGGACCGCGACTACGACGCGCTGTTCACCCGCGACCGGCCGGTGATCTTCGCCTACCACGGCTACCCGTGGCTGATCCACCGCCTCACCTACAAGCGAGCCAACCACGAGGAGACCCACGTGCGCGGCTATCTGGAGCGCGGCACCACGACCACCCCGTTCGACATGGTGGTCAGCAACGACCTCGACCGCTACCGGCTGGTCATGGACGTCATCGACCGCGTCCCCGGCCTCTCGGTCCGCGCCGCGCACCTGCGCCAGCGGATGGCCGACACCAGGTACCGCCACCACCACTGGATCCGCGAGCAGGGCACCGACCTCCCCGAGGTCGCCGACTGGCAGTGGAACGGCGGCACCGGGACGCGCCACGAGTGA
- a CDS encoding DUF2165 family protein: MAVTTNTLPENSTPLPGPTANRQDLPIRSRLTALNAFLLSGLTLWLGLVTLNNVDDFGTNKALISSMITMGDLKGDPVRGNGLEWRALPEAMATPALIGVIVYEVLAVALLAWAATAMWRRARGETVSINTTQRANYALAGFMGLFFLFLCGGMFYGYWIYIGAAQQVHFTGLMIGLLTTVLVNLPSVTGAQREQ; encoded by the coding sequence ATGGCAGTGACCACCAACACGCTTCCGGAGAACAGCACACCTCTGCCCGGCCCCACGGCCAACCGGCAGGATCTGCCGATCCGTTCGAGACTGACGGCGCTGAACGCGTTTCTGCTGAGCGGCCTCACCCTCTGGCTGGGGCTGGTCACGCTCAACAACGTGGACGACTTCGGCACCAACAAGGCGCTCATCAGCAGCATGATCACCATGGGCGACCTCAAGGGTGACCCGGTGCGCGGCAACGGCCTGGAGTGGCGCGCCCTGCCGGAGGCCATGGCGACCCCGGCCCTCATCGGCGTCATCGTCTACGAGGTCCTGGCCGTGGCGTTGCTCGCCTGGGCCGCGACCGCGATGTGGCGGCGGGCGCGCGGCGAGACCGTCAGCATCAACACGACGCAGCGGGCCAACTACGCCCTCGCCGGATTCATGGGGCTTTTCTTCCTCTTCCTGTGCGGCGGCATGTTCTACGGCTACTGGATCTACATAGGCGCCGCACAACAGGTCCACTTCACGGGCCTGATGATCGGTCTGCTGACGACCGTTCTGGTGAACCTGCCCTCGGTGACCGGAGCCCAGCGGGAACAATGA
- a CDS encoding alkaline phosphatase D family protein: MPATARRRFLVGGAAAVGAAAAGPLAASGSVRAATRPLPEGLFTLGVASGDPLPDGVVLWTRLAPDPLAGGGMPDRAVDVEWQVAEDSAFRRIARSGTATAEPAYGHSVHVDVRGLRAHRDHWYRFRAGGELSPVGRTRTAPHPLASGGRLRLALASCQNWQQGYFSAYADMAEQDVDAVLFTGDYIYESGPSATAVRRHEGTGEPYSLIQYRNRYAQYRSDPDLARMHASAPWIVTFDDHEVDNDFAGGIPQDPDKQSPEAFALRLAAAYQAYYEHMPVRATAVPDGPHIRMHRGLDFGRLARLQVLDTRQYRSDQATSEEAARRPWMTMLGAEQKEWLINGLRRSPARWNLIGSQIMMAETDLLPGDGKRWYYDAWDGYQAERNELLGVLADVRNPVVLTGDRHLTMVADLKRDFADPSSPVVGAEFVGCSISSNGDQEQATFHAEWDPRLPDNPHWKLVDARRGYHLFDIDRDGIDARLRVVDTVRRPAAAARTGARLRVVDGRPGVEVV, from the coding sequence ATGCCCGCAACCGCCAGACGTCGATTCCTCGTTGGTGGCGCGGCGGCCGTCGGGGCGGCAGCCGCCGGGCCGTTGGCCGCCTCCGGCTCCGTCCGCGCCGCGACCCGCCCGCTCCCCGAAGGTCTGTTCACTCTCGGTGTCGCCTCGGGCGACCCGCTCCCCGACGGCGTCGTCCTGTGGACGCGGCTGGCCCCCGACCCGCTGGCGGGCGGCGGCATGCCCGACCGGGCCGTGGACGTGGAGTGGCAGGTCGCCGAGGACTCCGCGTTCCGCCGGATCGCCCGCAGCGGCACGGCCACCGCCGAACCCGCCTACGGCCACAGCGTTCACGTCGACGTGCGCGGCCTGCGCGCGCACCGCGACCACTGGTACCGGTTCCGCGCCGGGGGCGAGCTGTCCCCGGTCGGCCGCACCCGCACCGCGCCGCACCCGCTCGCCTCCGGCGGGCGCCTGCGGCTGGCCCTGGCCTCCTGCCAGAACTGGCAGCAGGGCTACTTCTCGGCCTACGCCGACATGGCCGAACAGGACGTGGACGCCGTCCTGTTCACCGGCGACTACATCTACGAGAGCGGCCCCTCGGCCACCGCCGTGCGGCGCCACGAGGGAACGGGCGAGCCGTACTCGCTCATCCAGTACCGCAACCGCTACGCCCAGTACCGCTCCGACCCCGACCTGGCCCGGATGCACGCGTCCGCGCCGTGGATCGTCACCTTCGACGACCACGAGGTCGACAACGACTTCGCGGGCGGCATCCCGCAGGACCCCGACAAGCAATCGCCCGAGGCGTTCGCACTGCGGCTGGCCGCCGCCTACCAGGCGTACTACGAGCACATGCCGGTCCGCGCCACCGCCGTGCCCGACGGGCCGCACATCCGCATGCACCGCGGGCTGGACTTCGGCCGCCTGGCCCGGCTCCAGGTGCTGGACACCCGCCAGTACCGCAGCGACCAGGCCACCAGCGAGGAGGCCGCGCGGCGCCCGTGGATGACGATGCTCGGCGCCGAGCAGAAGGAGTGGCTGATCAACGGGCTGCGCCGGTCGCCCGCCCGCTGGAACCTGATCGGCTCGCAGATCATGATGGCCGAGACCGACCTGCTGCCTGGCGACGGCAAGCGCTGGTACTACGACGCCTGGGACGGTTACCAGGCCGAACGCAACGAGCTGCTCGGGGTGTTGGCGGATGTCCGCAACCCGGTGGTGCTCACCGGGGACCGGCACCTGACGATGGTGGCCGATCTGAAGCGGGACTTCGCCGACCCGTCGTCGCCGGTGGTCGGAGCGGAGTTCGTGGGCTGCTCGATCAGCTCCAACGGCGACCAGGAGCAGGCCACGTTCCACGCCGAGTGGGACCCGCGGCTGCCCGACAACCCGCATTGGAAACTGGTCGACGCCCGCCGCGGCTACCACCTGTTCGACATCGACCGCGACGGGATCGACGCCCGGCTCCGGGTGGTCGACACCGTCCGGCGGCCCGCGGCGGCGGCCCGCACCGGGGCCCGGCTGCGGGTCGTGGACGGTCGGCCCGGCGTCGAGGTGGTGTGA
- a CDS encoding DedA family protein, whose translation MEALGAPGAGAAIALENLFPPLPSEVILPLAGFTASQGEMNLWAALLCTTLGSVVGALALYGVGTVLGRDRLIAVAAKLPLVKIADIERTERWFLRHGPKAVFLGRMIPLFRSLISVPAGVERMSLPVFAVLTTIGSAIWNTLFVVAGYRLGEDWSKVTDAVGLYSKAVGVFAALAVCAFLVVRVARPGPGKRRA comes from the coding sequence ATGGAGGCGCTCGGCGCCCCGGGGGCCGGTGCCGCCATCGCTCTGGAGAACCTCTTCCCGCCGCTGCCCAGCGAGGTGATCCTGCCGCTGGCCGGATTCACCGCCAGCCAGGGCGAGATGAACCTGTGGGCCGCGCTGCTCTGCACCACGCTGGGCTCGGTCGTCGGCGCCCTGGCGCTCTACGGGGTAGGGACGGTGCTCGGGCGGGACCGGCTGATCGCCGTCGCGGCGAAGCTGCCGCTGGTGAAGATCGCGGACATCGAGCGGACCGAGCGGTGGTTTCTCCGGCATGGGCCGAAGGCGGTGTTCCTCGGCCGGATGATCCCGCTCTTCCGCAGCCTGATCTCCGTCCCGGCGGGTGTGGAACGGATGTCGCTGCCGGTCTTCGCGGTGCTGACCACCATCGGGTCCGCGATCTGGAACACCCTGTTCGTGGTGGCCGGTTACCGCCTCGGAGAGGACTGGAGCAAGGTCACCGACGCCGTCGGGCTGTACTCCAAGGCCGTCGGCGTCTTCGCGGCCTTGGCCGTGTGCGCCTTCCTCGTGGTGCGGGTGGCCCGCCCGGGGCCCGGCAAGCGCCGGGCCTGA
- a CDS encoding sensor histidine kinase: MSSPLVAAPEAWAQCELQGRRIFRDCVASLAQGRAAVSDTHIAEVVDLGGERVRQGIHLTHSVRAGVVLFDVVLDRIIQFAKDTGISWQTYSAAVRSLQQGIGRRLEAGSIGYDSFMLDRVREVHDQGHRRLAREIHDQIGNSLSLAMRQLELFEGELTRERHTVPEHVRAAQAAILETLASTRELVTELRRPAVGGSLEAALTRFVESMGEPGLSVQVWVRGLDEWMPGPLAEELYIMVRECLRNAFAHAGAGNIVVNIDIAPHEIQTEIIDDGRGFDVATVSRQGSTNGLTGLRERAELLGGTLHIHSSPGRGTDVTIWIPIKAETDERVDRRR, encoded by the coding sequence ATGAGCAGTCCACTTGTCGCCGCTCCCGAAGCCTGGGCGCAGTGCGAGCTCCAGGGCCGCCGCATATTCCGCGACTGCGTCGCCAGCCTCGCCCAGGGCCGCGCGGCCGTATCGGACACCCACATCGCCGAGGTCGTCGACCTCGGCGGCGAGCGTGTCCGGCAGGGCATCCACCTGACCCATTCCGTGCGGGCGGGGGTCGTGCTCTTCGACGTCGTCCTCGACCGGATCATCCAGTTCGCCAAGGACACCGGCATCTCCTGGCAGACCTACTCGGCCGCCGTGCGCTCGCTGCAACAGGGCATCGGCAGACGCCTGGAGGCCGGCTCCATCGGCTACGACTCCTTCATGCTCGACCGCGTGCGGGAGGTCCACGACCAGGGTCACCGCCGGCTCGCCAGGGAGATCCACGACCAGATCGGCAACTCGCTCAGTCTGGCCATGCGTCAGCTGGAACTGTTCGAGGGTGAGTTGACCCGAGAACGGCACACCGTGCCCGAGCATGTACGGGCCGCTCAGGCGGCCATCCTCGAAACCCTCGCCAGCACCAGGGAGCTCGTCACCGAGCTGCGCCGCCCCGCCGTGGGCGGCAGCCTGGAGGCCGCGCTCACCCGGTTCGTCGAGTCCATGGGCGAACCGGGTCTGTCCGTTCAGGTGTGGGTGCGCGGCCTCGACGAGTGGATGCCCGGCCCGCTCGCCGAGGAGTTGTACATCATGGTCCGCGAATGCCTGCGCAACGCGTTCGCGCACGCCGGAGCGGGAAATATCGTGGTCAACATCGACATCGCGCCGCACGAGATCCAGACCGAGATCATCGACGACGGACGCGGCTTCGACGTTGCCACGGTGTCCCGCCAAGGCTCCACCAACGGCCTGACCGGGCTGAGGGAGCGTGCGGAGCTGCTCGGCGGCACCCTGCACATCCACTCCTCACCGGGCCGCGGCACCGACGTCACCATCTGGATCCCGATCAAGGCGGAGACCGATGAACGAGTTGACAGGCGGCGCTGA
- a CDS encoding UbiA family prenyltransferase — MQAIFLVRFLVGAALADGGRLTGWGPWLIGPALCWALAAAFAYGLNGVSDVAEDRVNGTGRPIARGDLSPESAARMTWLCAAGAVAFALLAGNVALLGCVLAFLLIGCAYSAGPWPLKRSTTATSAAVLAMGLLSYASGWLASGVGRPSGASVVLAVGMALWMAAVGAVTKDFAHAEGDAAAGRRTSVTAWGEAPARWVAALGALGVAAGFAVAARPYAAVLAPTAGVLAVGAGAVAVLCWTTRHDADRAGEPYRAFMVTQHIAHVVLLARLAEVV; from the coding sequence GTGCAGGCGATCTTCCTGGTCCGTTTTCTCGTCGGCGCCGCCCTCGCGGACGGCGGCCGGCTGACCGGCTGGGGGCCCTGGCTCATCGGCCCGGCGCTGTGCTGGGCGCTCGCCGCCGCGTTCGCCTACGGCCTCAACGGCGTGTCGGACGTGGCGGAAGACCGGGTGAACGGCACCGGCCGGCCGATCGCCCGAGGCGACCTCTCGCCCGAGTCGGCCGCCCGGATGACGTGGCTGTGCGCGGCCGGCGCCGTGGCGTTCGCCCTGCTGGCCGGGAACGTGGCACTGCTCGGGTGCGTGCTGGCGTTCCTGCTGATCGGCTGCGCCTACTCGGCCGGGCCCTGGCCGCTGAAGCGGAGCACGACCGCGACCTCGGCCGCCGTGCTGGCGATGGGGCTGCTGTCGTACGCGAGCGGCTGGCTGGCGTCCGGCGTCGGGCGGCCCTCGGGCGCCTCGGTGGTGCTGGCCGTCGGCATGGCGCTGTGGATGGCGGCGGTGGGCGCGGTGACCAAGGACTTCGCGCACGCCGAGGGTGACGCGGCGGCAGGCCGCCGCACCTCGGTGACGGCCTGGGGCGAGGCGCCCGCGCGGTGGGTCGCCGCGCTGGGCGCGCTGGGCGTCGCGGCCGGATTCGCCGTGGCGGCCCGCCCGTACGCCGCCGTGCTGGCGCCGACGGCCGGGGTGCTGGCGGTCGGGGCGGGCGCGGTGGCGGTGCTGTGCTGGACCACGCGGCACGACGCCGACCGCGCCGGCGAGCCGTACCGGGCGTTCATGGTGACCCAACACATCGCGCACGTCGTGCTGTTGGCCCGGCTGGCCGAAGTCGTGTGA
- a CDS encoding DUF6766 family protein — translation MRRFAHDNGPSLASGCAFLLAPAGQAVAGHAEDNSERRAEGAAPVPFESSSTSADFAVDVTENWPSELRGSSCASSPPAGSSSAARPSPSRAARRTPPPATRADPRAVPEGRKTPP, via the coding sequence GTGCGCCGCTTCGCGCACGACAACGGGCCGAGCCTCGCGTCCGGGTGCGCGTTCCTCCTGGCCCCGGCCGGGCAGGCGGTGGCGGGGCACGCGGAGGACAACAGCGAGCGGCGCGCGGAAGGCGCCGCCCCGGTGCCGTTCGAGTCCTCTTCGACGTCCGCCGACTTCGCGGTGGACGTCACCGAGAACTGGCCATCGGAGCTCCGCGGTTCCTCCTGTGCGTCGTCGCCACCGGCCGGCTCATCCAGCGCGGCTCGCCCGAGTCCAAGCCGGGCGGCGCGCCGCACTCCGCCACCAGCGACCAGGGCTGACCCGAGGGCGGTCCCAGAGGGCAGGAAGACACCACCATGA
- a CDS encoding response regulator transcription factor gives MVADDHILLREALCDLLGSEPGLEVVAQAGDGEEVVRLAAEHRPDVVLLDIEMPRNEPAVTVRRLLQRDPTLRIIVLSMYDGPHFVQDLLALGVRGYLHKSTGRETLVTAVRGRDDGERRTVTLSVSAHSLRGPSPEREDDDVLSEREVQVLTRVSRAMSNRQIASELGIAEGTVKRHMRNIFTKLDAVSRIDAVNKATERALLPRQKPAALAAVAGGAAGAAGRTAGRRAQGAAPIPLFGRRL, from the coding sequence GTGGTCGCGGACGACCACATCCTGCTGCGCGAAGCACTGTGCGACCTGCTCGGCTCCGAACCGGGCCTGGAGGTCGTCGCCCAGGCCGGCGACGGGGAGGAGGTCGTGCGGCTGGCGGCCGAACACCGGCCGGACGTCGTGCTCCTGGACATCGAGATGCCCCGCAACGAACCCGCCGTCACCGTGCGACGCCTGCTGCAACGCGACCCGACGCTGCGCATCATCGTGCTGAGCATGTACGACGGGCCGCACTTCGTGCAGGATCTGCTCGCCCTCGGGGTGCGCGGGTATCTGCACAAGAGCACCGGGCGCGAGACGCTGGTGACCGCCGTGCGCGGCCGTGACGACGGGGAGCGCCGCACGGTGACCCTGTCCGTCTCCGCGCACAGCCTGCGCGGCCCGTCGCCGGAGCGGGAGGACGACGACGTGCTGTCGGAGCGTGAGGTGCAGGTGCTCACGCGGGTGTCGCGGGCGATGAGCAACCGGCAGATCGCCAGTGAACTCGGCATCGCCGAGGGCACGGTGAAGCGCCACATGCGGAACATCTTCACCAAGCTGGACGCCGTGTCCCGGATCGACGCCGTCAACAAGGCGACCGAACGGGCCCTGTTGCCGCGGCAGAAGCCGGCCGCCCTGGCGGCGGTCGCGGGCGGAGCCGCCGGGGCGGCGGGGCGGACGGCGGGCCGCAGGGCTCAAGGCGCCGCCCCGATACCGCTGTTCGGCAGACGGCTCTGA
- a CDS encoding transferase produces the protein MSDTTNETDQAHGAHEAHERAQEAKPEAPRADCAVDAEGRVTVELSLPGSTGGEQLLLRLRPKKGEPETTTHTLALTPVPGAPGRLRAVLDPEPVLAEGRWDVYALAAPDAERRRLRPGLRDLRVLAPGQRPAGAPLPLPLAVRVPYATKDRWLAIRAWLRPAHAEAADIRVADGAMTVHGRLLGTTLGDGAAALLRCRGKGGPVVETPLRAEGPDTFSFTARYDFPAPPGPDPAFWDVFVRPRPKAPRVRVARLLDDVADKKQIFVYPATTVGAASVRPYYTVDNDLAVEVAPAG, from the coding sequence ATGAGCGACACGACCAACGAGACGGACCAGGCGCACGGCGCCCATGAGGCGCACGAACGCGCGCAGGAGGCGAAGCCCGAGGCGCCGCGCGCGGACTGCGCCGTGGACGCCGAGGGCCGGGTCACCGTCGAGCTGAGCCTCCCCGGGAGCACCGGCGGCGAACAGCTCCTGCTGCGGCTGCGCCCGAAGAAGGGCGAGCCGGAGACGACGACGCACACCCTCGCCCTCACCCCCGTCCCCGGCGCCCCCGGTCGGCTGCGGGCGGTCCTCGACCCGGAGCCCGTGCTGGCCGAGGGCCGCTGGGACGTGTACGCGCTGGCCGCCCCGGACGCCGAGCGCCGGCGCCTGCGCCCCGGCCTGCGCGACCTGCGCGTCCTGGCCCCGGGACAGCGCCCCGCCGGAGCGCCGCTGCCGCTGCCGCTGGCGGTCCGCGTGCCATACGCGACGAAGGACCGCTGGCTCGCCATCCGCGCCTGGCTGCGGCCCGCGCACGCGGAGGCGGCCGACATCCGGGTGGCCGACGGCGCGATGACGGTCCACGGCCGCCTGCTCGGCACCACCCTCGGCGACGGCGCGGCGGCCCTGCTGCGCTGCCGGGGCAAGGGCGGCCCGGTCGTGGAGACGCCGCTACGGGCGGAGGGCCCCGACACGTTCTCCTTCACGGCCCGCTACGACTTCCCGGCCCCGCCCGGCCCCGACCCGGCCTTCTGGGACGTCTTCGTCCGCCCCCGGCCGAAGGCCCCCCGCGTCCGCGTGGCCCGCCTGCTGGACGATGTGGCGGACAAGAAGCAGATCTTCGTCTACCCGGCGACGACCGTCGGCGCCGCGTCGGTCCGCCCGTACTACACGGTGGACAACGACCTGGCCGTGGAGGTCGCCCCGGCCGGGTGA